Proteins from one Rhinopithecus roxellana isolate Shanxi Qingling chromosome 20, ASM756505v1, whole genome shotgun sequence genomic window:
- the SRRM2 gene encoding serine/arginine repetitive matrix protein 2 isoform X6, with the protein MYNGIGLPTPRGSGTNGYVQRNLSLVRGRRGERPDYKGEEELRRLEAALVKRPNPDILDHERKRRVELRCLELEEMMEEQGYEEQQIQEKVATFRLMLLEKDVNPGGKEETPGQRPAVTETHQLAELNEKKNERLRAAFGISDSYVDGSSFDPQRRAREAKQPAPEPPKPYSLVRESSSSRSPTPKQKKKKKKKDRGRRSESSSPRRERKKSSKKKKHRSESESKKRKHRSPTPKSKRKSKDKKRKRSRSTTPAPKSRRAHRSTSADSASSSDTSRSRRCTDHSEDTVPAL; encoded by the exons ATGTACAACGGGATCGGGCTGCCGACGCCCCGGGGCAGCGGCACCAACGGCTACGTCCAGCGCAACCTGTCCCTGGTGCGGGGCCGCCGGGGTGAGCGGCCTGACTACAAGGGAGAGGAGGAACTGCGGCGCCTGGAGGCTGCCCTGGTGAAGCGGCCTAATCCTGACATCCTGGACCACGAGCGCAAGCGGCGCGTCGAGCTGCGATGCCTCGAGCTGGAGGAGATGATGGAAGAGCAGGG GTACGAGGAACAGCAAATTCAGGAGAAAGTGGCGACCTTTCGACTCATGTTGCTGGAGAAGGATGTGAACCCTGGGGGCAAGGAGGAGACCCCAGGGCAGAGGCCAGC GGTCACGGAGACTCACCAGTTGGCAGAATTGAATGAGAAGAAGAATGAAAGACTCCGTGCTGCCTTTGGCATCAGTGATTCTTACGTAGATGGCAGCTCTTTTGATCCTCAGCGTCGTGCCCGAGAAGCTAAACAGCCAGCTCCTGAGCCTCCCAAACCTTACAG CCTTGTTCGGGAGTCTAGCAGTTCTCGCTCACCAACCCCaaagcagaagaagaaaaaaaagaagaaagatagagGACG CAGGTCAGAGAGCAGCTCTCCTCGacgggagagaaagaaaagctcaAAGAAGAAGAAGCACAG GTCAGAATCTGAGTCCAAGAAACGTAAGCATAG GTCTCCCACTCCAAAGAGCAAACGTAAATCTAAGGACAAAAAGCGAAAGCG GTCTCGGAGTACAACACCAGCCCCCAAGAGCCGCCGGGCCCACCGTTCAACTTCTGCTGACTCTGCTTCCTCCTCTGATACTTCCCGCAGTCG GCGCTGCACAGACCATTCGGAAGACACGGTCCCTGCCCTCTAG
- the SRRM2 gene encoding serine/arginine repetitive matrix protein 2 isoform X7, translating to MYNGIGLPTPRGSGTNGYVQRNLSLVRGRRGERPDYKGEEELRRLEAALVKRPNPDILDHERKRRVELRCLELEEMMEEQGYEEQQIQEKVATFRLMLLEKDVNPGGKEETPGQRPAVTETHQLAELNEKKNERLRAAFGISDSYVDGSSFDPQRRAREAKQPAPEPPKPYSLVRESSSSRSPTPKQKKKKKKKDRGRRSESSSPRRERKKSSKKKKHRSESESKKRKHRSPTPKSKRKSKDKKRKRSRSTTPAPKSRRAHRSTSADSASSSDTSRSR from the exons ATGTACAACGGGATCGGGCTGCCGACGCCCCGGGGCAGCGGCACCAACGGCTACGTCCAGCGCAACCTGTCCCTGGTGCGGGGCCGCCGGGGTGAGCGGCCTGACTACAAGGGAGAGGAGGAACTGCGGCGCCTGGAGGCTGCCCTGGTGAAGCGGCCTAATCCTGACATCCTGGACCACGAGCGCAAGCGGCGCGTCGAGCTGCGATGCCTCGAGCTGGAGGAGATGATGGAAGAGCAGGG GTACGAGGAACAGCAAATTCAGGAGAAAGTGGCGACCTTTCGACTCATGTTGCTGGAGAAGGATGTGAACCCTGGGGGCAAGGAGGAGACCCCAGGGCAGAGGCCAGC GGTCACGGAGACTCACCAGTTGGCAGAATTGAATGAGAAGAAGAATGAAAGACTCCGTGCTGCCTTTGGCATCAGTGATTCTTACGTAGATGGCAGCTCTTTTGATCCTCAGCGTCGTGCCCGAGAAGCTAAACAGCCAGCTCCTGAGCCTCCCAAACCTTACAG CCTTGTTCGGGAGTCTAGCAGTTCTCGCTCACCAACCCCaaagcagaagaagaaaaaaaagaagaaagatagagGACG CAGGTCAGAGAGCAGCTCTCCTCGacgggagagaaagaaaagctcaAAGAAGAAGAAGCACAG GTCAGAATCTGAGTCCAAGAAACGTAAGCATAG GTCTCCCACTCCAAAGAGCAAACGTAAATCTAAGGACAAAAAGCGAAAGCG GTCTCGGAGTACAACACCAGCCCCCAAGAGCCGCCGGGCCCACCGTTCAACTTCTGCTGACTCTGCTTCCTCCTCTGATACTTCCCGCAGTCGGTAA